The nucleotide window CAGATTGGCAGATCAAGATACTGCAATTGAGAGGACTTCCccttgctttttgtttggttggttgctTTTGGCATCACTTGTAATACTCTTGATCATTTATGTAGAGCTTCATGTAGTAGCAAAAATGTTACCTCAGCCCTGGGCTGACAGGAGAACTTTTGCTGTTGTGACGGCTCAGGCAGCATCTCACCTCTGGTCTCACGTGGCACTTGGAAGTAGAGAGGAATAGTCACTGTCAGCAAAGGGAGGGCAGGGGCATCATGGGGCTGCTCCGCGGCCAGCTGAATCCAAACAGCTGCAAGGTCTGGGTATCCCTCTGGCACAAGGGCCGAGTGCTCCCTGCCCACACTGCCACAGGTGTGGCCATGACAGGGTGGGGTGCGTGTCTGAAGCTGCAGGGGTGCTTGCCTGTGCCGGGATGCGTGGGGAGCAAACGTCGGTGCTGGGATCGGTGGGATCCTggaggacaggcagggctgcggtgcagaggcagctcctgggccaCCCCCTGCTCTCCTCACGGTCCCGCGTTCAGCCATGCCAGGCAGATGCCCCAGCCCATGGCGACCCTGTGGCAAGGGCCTGGTGCGCTCAGGGTGCGTGTACTGGACAGGCTAATCGGTTCTGCAAACTGTTCCAACCTAGGATTACTGTCATGCTACTTGTGGTCAGGGCACTTCTCTGTCAAACTGCATCTGCCATAGGGCTGCATtagcttttcctttgcttttcctttgcaCGGAGCAGTCGGAGGATGCGTTCATTTTTTGTTAGTTCTGCTGGCAATTCATTTGCCTGGAACAAAAAACCCTTGAGGTTAGAAATGAATGAGTATTTCCCAATCATGGTTGAAAGCATTACACTCTAGAGAAGATCATGCTGATCATTATAATGACATGGGTTTTTTCTAGTGTTGTCTTCACCCCTGTTGAAGATATCTTAGGAAAACACCTTTCAGTGTTCAAATCTCATATAAGTCTTCAAAATGATCCCAGAATGGAATCTGAGTGACAGCTTATTTTGTGCTGACTATCCAGGCTAAATGCCCTTGGGCTCCCTATGCTTCTGCCACAGAAGTAAAGGAGAGCatagctgctgattttttgGGGCAGATGAGGCAGGTCCTTATGTACTAATGTCCATAAAACTCCAAGGGATAACTTAAAATTGTGTTATGCTGTAAGGTTGGTAATAGAACATGAgtttgttattgtttttttttttatttattggaTACAATTTTGGTAACACAAAGCATTTATGATGAAGCTGTTTCTGAAAATCAGTAATTCTGTCCTGCAATTATACCCTGTCAGTAGGAGAGGTTTCAGCCACACTTTCTTCTACTgcacatcctgctgctgcagatcatTATCAGTAGCAGAAAAATCTTGTACATTTTAAGGTTATAGTATAAACCCAAAATGTCTAGTAACAGAGACTGCTGTGTGAGTGGCATTAACTGTGCTGCCATCAAGTGGAATGATGCAGAAATTAAGCCACAGATTTTATattaaatgacaaaaatatcTACAACATATGTGCTGGATTACTTGTTTTACAAACTTTCACTCACCCAGAAGTCAGTTCCAGACCATTCATTTACAGCTTAACAAACCCATATCAAACCCTAGCAACAAATAGTTCAGAAACATGTCAGAAGAAGACATATTCACAGAAATTATGAAACATGtaatattaaaatacttcaCGGGATAAAACTCTGGTAAGTTTTCTATAGAAAAATTGCTGTTATCAAAAGAATgcaaaactaattaaaaaaactaACAGATCTATGTAAGATATATAGGAAAAGTGCATGTAAtttgggattgttttttttttttttttttttttggtattggGAATGCCCTGAATTCTACACAGAAACATGGGCTGTCCCCACCTCGATGGCACACATGGCTCTACCGCTGAGCACTCCCCCTGTACTCCTCGCCTGGGAGGATGGCAAGCCAGGACCTACCTTGTTCCTCAGGCATGGATCCGCTCCTGCCTCAAGGAGCAGTGCCACTGTCCTCACGTTGCCACTCAGGACGGCTGCATGGAGAGCAGAGGTCCCATTCTAGGAAATGCCGGTGCAGGTGTTTGTACCGTGCatgggaagaaaagcaaaaggcagTGAAACACAAACACTTGCAAAGAACAGACCTACGAGTGAGAAAGAAGTAACATGGGAAAGAGTAGGTCATCAAAGACATAGGGTCTGATTTAGGGTGCTGGCAGCCTGGTGGGATGTGAAGGAGGtgattttaaatgctttaataaaaattaaaagagagtCAAGTTCACTTTACCACAAGTTCACTTTACCAGAGCAGTACTTCCTTTTGATAAACATCCTTGGCAATAGATCAGAGATGACATGAACACAGTACGTGTTTCTGCCTGGCAAAATCAGTCATTAACAAGTGAAACAGAAGCACAAGCAGTAATGGAAGCCATCTGTGCATTTTATCTTCTCTCTCTGATGATTAATGGCCTCAGTGTCAGGCAGCTGATAGGTGGGGGAGTTTTATGGCTggccttttgtttgtttgtggttgcAAACTGACAGTTCAAATATGTGTGGAAGCTATTTCATACTCAAAATTAATAACTAAGTTCATGTCACCTACGTTTTCAAGTACATTAAGTTTGCCAATCATTTGCATGCACAGAGGCCATCAAAGTATGTGATTTATGGACACATAAAATTAGGTCAGCCATTAAAAAGCACCTCCCAAATAGCTGTTATTTTTCAAGTCACAtctcagaggaaaacaaagtcAAGTGGAGAATCTGCTCACAACAGATCTTTTACACTATTTTGCTAAATGCAACAGAAGGTTGAGTATAATGTTAAAACTGAACAGTCAAAAGAGTAATCTCCTTACAGTAGAAATGAAATCAAGTgccaaaaagcagaatttcttctATGACACAATGTGCTTCCTCattccaaaaattaaattcacagttttgtttaaaaagattTGTAAGTGGCATTAAGGctaaaaaagataatttcttttttattttattttttttttggctcaaACTCCTATCATCTTCCATTAGAGTAGTCCTAAATGACAGATTTTTCATCAGACCCTTTGTCTTCTTGTGTTCCGCCTTAAAAAAAGCTCTGTGTTTCACTACTAACCTTTAGCAGGCCAAGTGTGGGAGAGAATTTCAGCAACTCTTCTATCACATTGTTGTAGCCTTTAATGGCAGCCTTCAATAAAGCAGTGGTACCATCCTTTAAATAAAGAAGAATGTCATAAATGCCTTGCTTGCATTTCCCTTGCAGGGGAGcttgaggggaagaaaaagctgGAGGGAAATGCCAGCTCTCCCCATGCATCTGAGAGTCTCCCCTGCTCATCACCTTTTAAGGGGTACCTCCACAGCATGTGCTGCTGGTTTTAGGCTACAGGGAGGATTGTTCCTCTGGCAGGCAAAAACTTCGGGATAAAATGAACCAGTGAGACTAAATACATCTCTGTCTCTCAACTATGTGGACATTTCCATTCCCTTATTCCAGAAGGTCCCTCCAGGAAGCTGTCCCAGatataatggaaaaaagaaaacccgTGGTGGGACTTTGACACGTGACAAACAGGACTGACTCTGGAGGCACCAAGCCTCCATCCAGGCAGACTTACAGCCCCCCAAGTGAGGCATTAAGCTGCAGCATGGAGCGCAGGAGGAAGCGACACTCACATCCCGGGCGGCATCTCGCTCAGCTCCCCGGAGCAGCATCACTCGCACCACTTCGCTGTGACCCATCTGTGAGGCAATCCACAAGGGAGCTGTCCCATCCTGCAAACAAAATATCACTGCTGATGGCTTCACTTCAGTGCCCTCTGATATTTTACTGCCCAAGCCTACTGGAATTGATGTACTTCAATTACTCAATCAGATCCTACAGAGAGACAAATGCAAAGCTGTGTCCAAACCCATGTGGTAGGTTGGTGTATTAAGTCAGGACAGCTTCAGTTTGTGGAGTAGGGCCCCCTTTACCGCCTTCTCTTGCGTAGCTTGCCAGAAACGTGCATTGCTCTGTAAAATTGAAGCCCAGTAAGGCACCAGTCATACCTACACAGGGAAATTTGAAACATAAGGGCTAAAGGTATCCTGTGTACTTTGAACTCTAGGTGATCAGATGGGACAGAGGATACAGACAAACCTCAGCATGCACAGGCAGATTCTGCAGCTGGGTGCCTGCCCATAGGGAGTGAAAGTTGTTTCACTTTTGCTAGGGAGCAATGCAAGGTGATCACCAACTTTCAGTATTAAATTACATTGTCCACCCTCAGAGAATTGGGTAAAAACATCCTGCCTTACAGCGAAGCTAAGTATTTCACAAATTTTATCTTAAAAACAAGGCAATTATCAAGGAATCCAGCATGAAAAACTCTGCTTTGGAAAAGTCCTATGCAATTATTATTTGAACAcaaaatctcagaaaatgcaCATTCAGAGTAAGATAAACTTTGCGATGGATTTGCCTCCCAAAGGCAAAAGTGAGTTGAAGCACTAGAAGTATTTCACACTGCAAGTAGAATTTAGTTTTTGATTCTAAATGGCCTGATTCTCCAGACTGTGGGGGGACTCCAGCAGTTATATGATGCCAAACTTATTCATGAGCCTTTAAAACAGGCTTTGCCTGTATGGACTTTAATGCAGAAGTGAGGCCCCACAAACAGGATGCCTGATTCTGTCTTTAGGGCTTGCCAGCTCCCCTCACCACCCTCTGCAGCCTGTAGGCTTGACTTGAAAGAGGAAGACAAACTAAACTGAGACTTCAAAAACAGCCTTAATGAAAAGATTCATGAGAAATCAACTTTTTACATTAAATAAGATAGTGCCACTTTGATCAAAGAAATAGTCTTgcttcccagtgccacctgAAGATTCCTATGACATGAACCCAGAAAACTGTTGTTGAATCAGTTCTCTGCTTTCCATAGACTAGTGAATTAACCctttgaaagaaacagaaaagttaTTTCTTCCTTTGATATAATAATCTGGGCTTCCCTTTTTCTGGTTCTGAGAAGGAACAAATGCACATGCTGAGATCTTTAGTATTCTCAAACAGTGAGGAAGAGGATCTTTGCCCACCCTtgtataatttatatattaacTCACTGAAATTAGTGACTGAACTCACTCTAGTATATAACCTGTTAATATGAGTGTTCtttatgattaaaaaataacaaaggcTATCTTGTATACAGAGTATGTGATATTAGTTTGATGGTAAAAACTGTCCAtctcaaatttatttattttagtgttttcCCTACCAGAAGCTGACACTTCATATTTTTCTAATCTCCCTCCACCAGAGGGCTCTAGAAAATAGCAATAGGTGCATTGAAAAAGCTGCAAAAGTTGGAAAATATCTGAGAGCAGCCTGCACAATTTAATCTTTGTGAAGAACCAGAGCTGTGCAAATCCACACTTGTATTTACAcaagcaatgaaaacacaggcTCAGCATAGGAAATAAAGCAGATTTTGTTTACTCACAGTGAAGTTTGTAGGAACAACCCCTATTTTCAGTATAAACAAAAAGGAGCAAAAGGAAATGCAATTGTTGGGTAATATCACTGGTACCATTAATTGTCATTAACAATATTGCTGTCAGAC belongs to Taeniopygia guttata chromosome 2, bTaeGut7.mat, whole genome shotgun sequence and includes:
- the ANKRD29 gene encoding ankyrin repeat domain-containing protein 29 isoform X4: MCRMSFKKETPLANAAFWAARKGNLALLQLLLNSGRVDVDCKDSDGGTALLAACQYGHAKVVETLLKHGANIHDQLYDGASAIFLAAQGGYLDVIRLLLSSGAKVNQPRQDGTAPLWIASQMGHSEVVRVMLLRGAERDAARDDGTTALLKAAIKGYNNVIEELLKFSPTLGLLKNGTSALHAAVLSGNVRTVALLLEAGADPCLRNKVGPGLPSSQARSTGGVLSGRAMCAIEVGTAHVSV